Within the Terriglobales bacterium genome, the region GCACCTGGGCGAAGACCTCGCCGCTGCGGGGAGCGCCGTAGAAGATGGCCGACCTGGAGCCGCGGTTGTTGAGCACGGCGCGCGGGATCTCGCACAATTCGGGGGGCGCTCCGCCGTGCACGCGCTCGCAGCCCACTGTCGCCACCCCGCGCAGCCCCACCCATTTGTCCGAAGAGATCTCTTCCGCCGGGCTGCTCATGTCCATCCGTCCCTTCACCACCCACTTGCCTTCTTCCTTGGCGAAGAGCCCGGTCTCGGCGGCGGCCGCCAGGTCCTGGTCCACTGTGGCCACGGTGATGGAGTAGAGATCCTGGTCGTGGTCGAGCTTGATCTGCTGGGCGCGGTCGCGGCGCTGCAGGCGGAAGCCGCAGCCGTTCTGCACCTCGTCGGCCTCGGCGAAGGGGATGAGCACCCAGCCCGCCGGGATGTGGATGCGGAAGCCGCACTTCTTGCTGGTGTAAACCGTGGGGTGGTCCCCGGGCTTGGGCTGCTCCTGCGCGCGCAGGGAGGCCACAAGCCCCACCGCCAGGATCAGCCCCAGGCTCGACAAAAAGCGGCTGCGGACCATGGCTACCGGCCCTCCCTGGGCATCTAGGATGTCCTTCTCAGGTTGTCATCCTGAGCGAGCGATGTGCTGCGGCTGTGTCGCAGGACATCGCGAGTCGAAGGACCCCTATGACCTCCAAGGCTCCCACACCGCTCTAAGGAATCCTCCGCGAGATTCGTCTGGCCATAGGGGTCCTTCGCTGCGGCTCGGTCGCATGCGCTCCTTCGCCGCGCTCGGGATGACAAATCAATAGACCCGGCCAGTGCAGGGCTGAAGCCCTGCGCCACCGTCTCACGCCCCCTGGATGGAGGGCGGCACCGAATCGCCGTGGGCAGACAGGCTTTCCAGGTATCCCGCGATGGCTTCGCGGATGTTCTTCAGCGCTTCGGCGCGAGTTTTTCCCTGCGAGATACACCCCGGCAGCGACGGCACTTCTGCGACAAATGCCCCGTCCTCATCAACTTCGATCAGCACCCGATACTTGAGGTGGTTGGCCATAGGCGCATTTTACTCCAGCCCCAGGCTCTTCCAGATCGCGTCCACGCGCTTCTTCGTGGCTTCGTCCATGCGGATCTCGCCGGGCCAGGGGCGGGTGAAGCCTTCGGCGGGCCACTTGCGGGTAGCGTCGATGCCCATTTTCGACCCGTAGTTGGGCAGGCGCGAGGCGTGGTCGAGCGAATCCACCGGGCCCAGGGTGAACTGGATGTCGCGCTCCGGGTCGATGTGGTTGGCCACCCGCAGCACCACCTCGCGCAGGTCCTGCACGTCGCAGTCTTCGTCCACCACCACGATGCACTTGGTGAACATGGCCTGCCCCAGCGACCAGATGGCGTGCAT harbors:
- a CDS encoding type II toxin-antitoxin system HicB family antitoxin; the encoded protein is MANHLKYRVLIEVDEDGAFVAEVPSLPGCISQGKTRAEALKNIREAIAGYLESLSAHGDSVPPSIQGA